Proteins encoded within one genomic window of Ovis aries strain OAR_USU_Benz2616 breed Rambouillet chromosome 1, ARS-UI_Ramb_v3.0, whole genome shotgun sequence:
- the MRPS15 gene encoding small ribosomal subunit protein uS15m, translating into MLRAAWRALSSIRTQAVTQPSVLGLPGGGCAKLLSVQRDLPSGPRGLVLQAARGYATQKPVQQSQEDDPPPSTLLKDYQNVPGIEKVDDVVKRLISLEMANKKEMLKIKKEQLMSKVVENPKDTRSLEARIVALTVKIRSYEEHMQKHRKDKAHKRYLLMSLDQRQKMLKNLRKTNYPVFEKTCKELGIEYTFPPPYHRKIHRRLATKKALCIQVFQEVQKLKKQKRALKTAAAAAQKQGQRNPESPSEARPEAIKETQ; encoded by the exons ATGCTGAGGGCGGCGTGGAGGGCGCTGAGTTCGATTCGAACCCAGGCGGTGACACAGCCCTCAGTCCTCGGGCTGCCGGGCGGAGGGTGCGCCAAGCTTCTCTCCGTCCAGCGGGACCTTCCCTCAGGTCCTAGAG GTCTCGTCCTGCAGGCCGCCCGCGGATATGCCACCCAGAAACCAG TCCAGCAAAGCCAAGAAGATGACCCGCCCCCTTCCACGCTGCTGAAGGACTACCAGAATGTCCCTGGAATTGAGAA GGTTGATGATGTTGTGAAAAGACTCATATCTTTGGAAATGGCCAACAAG AAGGAAATGCTGAAAATCAAGAAAGAGCAGTTGATGAGCAAGGTCGTGGAAAACCCGAAGGACACCAGATCCCTGGAGGCTCGAA TTGTTGCCTTGACTGTCAAGATCCGCAGTTATGAAGAACACATGCAGAAACATCGCAAG GACAAAGCCCACAAGCGCTATCTGCTGATGAGCCTTGACCAAAGGCAAAAGATGCTCAAAAACCTCCGCAAGACCAACTATCCTGTGTTTGAGAAGACATGCAAGGAGCTGGGGATTGAGTACACCTTTCCCCCTCCGTACCACCGGAAAATCCACCGACGCTTGGCAACCAAGAAGGCTCTGTGCATTCAG GTTTTCCAAGAGGTTCAAAAACTGAAGAAGCAAAAAAGAGCCTTAAAAACTGCAGCTGCAGCAGCCCAGAAACAAGGCCAGAGGAACCCAGAGAGCCCTTCTGAAGCCAGACCAGAGGCAATCAAAGAAACCCAATAA